Proteins encoded within one genomic window of Glycine soja cultivar W05 chromosome 1, ASM419377v2, whole genome shotgun sequence:
- the LOC114412777 gene encoding protein NSP-INTERACTING KINASE 2-like has protein sequence MERRRDVALFCLALFFLWTSVAALLSPKGVNYEVQALMGIRNSLADPHSVLNNWDPDAVDPCNWAMVTCSSDHFVIALGIPSQNISGTLSPSIGNLTNLQTVLLQDNNITGPIPSEIGRLQKLQTLDLSDNFFTGQLPDSLSHMKGLHYLRLNNNSLTGPIPSSLANMTQLAFLDISYNNLSEPVPRINAKTFNIVGNPQICVTGVEKNCSRTTSIPSAPNNSQDSQSTKRPKSHKVALAFASSLSCICLLILGLGFLIWWRQRYNKQIFFVVNEQHREEVCLGNLKKFHFRELQLATNNFSSKNLIGKGGFGNVYKGYLQDGTVIAVKRLKDGNAIGGEIQFQTEVEMISLAVHRNLLRLYGFCMTATERLLVYPYMSNGSVASRLKAKPALDWPTRKRIALGAGRGLLYLHEQCDPKIIHRDVKAANILLDDYCEAVVGDFGLAKLLDHRDSHVTTAVRGTVGHIAPEYLSTGQSSEKTDVFGFGILLLELISGQRALEFGKAANQKGAMLDWVKKIHQEKKIDLLVDKDLKNNYDRIELDEIVQVALLCTQYLPSYRPKMSEVVRMLEGDGLAEKWEASQRAESTRSRGNELSSSERYSDLTDDSSLLAQAMELSGPR, from the exons ATGGAGAGAAGAAGGGACGTTGCTCTCTTTTGTTTAGCTTTGTTCTTCTTGTGGACTTCAGTGGCTGCTTTGCTTTCTCCTAAAGGTGTCAACTATGAAG TTCAAGCACTTATGGGCATTAGGAACTCTCTGGCGGATCCTCATTCTGTCTTAAATAACTGGGATCCTGATGCTGTGGATCCTTGCAACTGGGCTATGGTCACTTGCTCTTCTGATCATTTTGTGATTGCCCT TGGGATTCCAAGCCAAAATATATCTGGCACTCTCTCACCAAGCATAGGAAACTTAACAAACCTCCAAACTGT GCTTCTGCAGGATAATAATATAACAGGACCAATCCCTTCTGAGATTGGAAGGCTCCAAAAGCTtcaaactcttgatctttctgaCAATTTCTTCACTGGTCAACTTCCAGATTCTCTTTCCCACATGAAGGGTCTCCATTATTT GCGGCTAAACAATAACAGTCTCACTGGACCAATTCCTTCCTCTTTGGCTAACATGACTCAGCTTGCCTTTCT GGATATCTCTTATAATAACTTGAGTGAACCTGTACCAAGAATAAATGCAAAAACATTCAA TATTGTAGGCAATCCTCAGATATGTGTCACGGGAGTTGAGAAGAACTGCTCCAGAACAACATCAATTCCTTCTGCTCCGAATAATTCTCAAG ATTCACAATCCACCAAAAGACCGAAGAGTCACAAAGTTGCCTTGGCGTTTGCTTCAAGCTTAAGCTGCATATGCTTACTAATTCTGGGACTTGGCTTCCTCATCTGGTGGAGACAAAGATATAACAAGCAAATATTCTTTGTTGTTAATG AACAACACCGTGAAGAGGTTTGCCTTGGAAACCTCAAGAAGTTTCACTTCAGAGAACTTCAGCTTGCTACAAATAACTTCAGCAGCAAGAACTTGATTGGCAAAGGTGGATTTGGAAATGTCTACAAAGGGTATCTCCAAGATGGTACAGTTATAGCAGTAAAAAGGCTTAAAGATGGTAATGCCATTGGAGGTGAGATCCAATTCCAGACTGAAGTTGAGATGATCAGCTTAGCCGTCCATCGGAATCTTCTTCGCCTGTATGGATTCTGCATGACAGCTACAGAGAGGCTCTTGGTTTATCCCTACATGTCAAATGGCAGTGTTGCTTCCCGTCTAAAAG CCAAGCCAGCTTTGGACTGGCCAACAAGGAAAAGAATAGCTTTAGGAGCTGGAAGAGGCTTGCTATATTTGCACGAACAGTGTGATCCAAAGATTATTCATAGGGATGTGAAGGCAGCAAATATCTTGCTTGATGATTATTGTGAGGCTGTGGTGGGAGATTTTGGGTTGGCAAAGCTATTAGACCACAGGGATTCACATGTGACAACAGCAGTGAGAGGTACTGTGGGGCACATAGCCCCTGAGTATCTCTCTACAGGCCAATCTTCTGAGAAAACAGATGTGTTTGGGTTTGGAATTCTTCTTCTTGAACTGATATCTGGCCAAAGAGCTCTTGAGTTTGGGAAAGCAGCAAACCAGAAAGGAGCCATGCTAGACTGG GTGAAGAAAATCCATCAAGAGAAGAAAATTGACTTGTTGGTTGACAAGGACCTGAAAAACAACTATGATAGGATTGAGCTTGATGAAATAGTTCAAGTGGCTCTTCTATGTACTCAATACCTTCCAAGCTACAGACCAAAGATGTCTGAAGTGGTTAGGATGCTTGAAGGAGATGGTCTTGCAGAGAAATGGGAGGCCTCACAGAGAGCTGAATCCACAAGAAGTAGAGGCAATGAACTCTCATCTTCAGAGCGCTACTCTGATCTCACTGATGACTCTTCATTACTAGCCCAAGCAATGGAACTTTCTGGACCAAGATGA
- the LOC114408899 gene encoding uncharacterized protein LOC114408899 has protein sequence MEKILCSLDPKFVHIVVTIKETKDLETMMIEKLQGSLQAYEEKHKKKQKITEKIFKMQLKEKEESRGNERSQRECRFSKNKVEEVTNYVEQKDKKFEIVLLARRGNEGTQENTWYLDTGASNHMCGKRSMFVDLDESVSGNVSFGDNSKTHAKGKAYVHVPDERREKLDDKSERFIFIGYDSISKGYKLYNPNNKKMVISRDVVFDEEEQWDFETHEKEYYFFPPLEEEKTP, from the exons ATGGAGAAGATACTATGCTCGTTAGATCCCAAATTTGTGCACATTGTTGTGACAATCAAGGAAACCAAAGATTTAGAAACTATGATGATAGAAAAACTTCAAGGATCACTGCAAGCTTATGAGGAGAAGCATAAGAAGAAGCAAAAGATCACTGAGAAAATCTTCAAGATGCAACtaaaggagaaggaagaaagtcgAGGAAATGAGAGAAGTCAACGAG AATGTAGATTCTCCAAGAATAAAGTTGAGGAGGTGACTAACTATGTGGAGCAAAAAGACAAGAAGTTTGAAATAGTGCTCCTAGCACGTAGAGGTAATGAAGGTACCCAAGAAAACACATGGTACCTTGACACTGGTGCAAGCAACCATATGTGCGGAAAAAGAAGCATGTTTGTGGATCTTGATGAATCAGTAAGTGGAAATGTCTCATTTGGTGATAATTCTAAGACTCATGCAAAAGGAAAAG CTTATGTTCATGTCCCAGACGAGAGAAGAGAAAAACTTGATGACAAGAGTGAGAGATTCATCTTCATCGGTTATGATTCAATTTCAAAAGGGTACAAGTTGTACAACCCAAACAACAAGAAGATGGTAATTAGTCGAGATGTTGTGTTTGACGAAGAAGAACAATGGGACTTTGAGACTCATGAAAAGGAATACTACTTCTTTCCTCCACTTGAGGAAGAGAAGACACCTTAA